One Ktedonobacteraceae bacterium genomic region harbors:
- the ffh gene encoding signal recognition particle protein, with the protein MAMFESLSNRLEGVFTNLSGKGKLTEADVDEAMREVRLALLEADVSLKLVRQFVERVKAKAVGTDVLGSFSPAQQVLQIVNDELIEMLGGTEGKNKLDLGGTPPNVIMLVGLQGSGKTTTAAKLANYLRKQQGQRPLMVAADMYRPAAVHQLQTLGKQLSIPVYSEPTGANPVDICVHAIDYAREQAATVVILDTAGRLNIDERMMQEVINIRNRVRPREVLLVADAMTGQEAVRVADDFNKAVSLTGMILTKMDGDARGGAALSIRSVTGVPIKFMGVGEKTDALEPFYPDRLASRILGMGDVLSLIERAQETIDQEEALKAQARMQQGKFDLEDFLTAMRQLKRMGPLRSVMEMLPGFNKLTSMPEMEEALEGDHLKHIEAIILSMTKEERRNPDIINGSRRKRIARGSGMTPQDVNQLLSQFNEMRTMMRQVSTGKGPWARMARQFAGSGALPGGLPGMEDMPDMRVPALPRPNGSGGKKTGKAARKEKRRQKQKSRGGRR; encoded by the coding sequence ATGGCAATGTTTGAAAGCTTATCAAATCGTCTCGAAGGGGTCTTCACAAATCTTAGTGGCAAGGGCAAGCTGACCGAAGCAGACGTTGATGAGGCAATGCGCGAAGTGCGACTGGCGCTGCTAGAAGCGGATGTCAGCCTGAAGCTTGTGCGTCAATTTGTTGAACGGGTGAAGGCGAAAGCCGTTGGCACGGATGTCCTGGGCAGTTTCTCGCCGGCGCAACAGGTGCTTCAAATCGTCAATGACGAACTGATAGAGATGCTGGGTGGAACCGAGGGCAAGAATAAGCTGGACCTTGGTGGAACGCCCCCGAACGTGATTATGCTGGTCGGCCTGCAAGGGTCTGGTAAAACTACGACGGCAGCCAAGCTCGCGAACTACCTGCGCAAGCAGCAGGGGCAGCGCCCGCTGATGGTCGCGGCCGATATGTACCGTCCCGCTGCTGTTCACCAGCTGCAAACGCTAGGCAAGCAGCTCTCGATACCGGTTTATTCCGAGCCGACGGGCGCCAACCCGGTCGATATCTGCGTACACGCGATTGACTATGCGCGCGAGCAGGCCGCGACGGTGGTGATCCTGGACACGGCTGGTCGCCTGAACATCGACGAGCGCATGATGCAGGAGGTCATCAATATTCGCAACCGCGTGCGCCCACGCGAGGTGCTGCTGGTGGCGGACGCCATGACCGGCCAGGAAGCAGTGCGCGTGGCCGATGACTTCAATAAGGCCGTCTCATTGACGGGCATGATCCTGACCAAGATGGATGGCGATGCTCGCGGCGGCGCGGCGCTTTCTATTCGCTCGGTGACGGGCGTGCCAATCAAATTCATGGGTGTGGGCGAAAAAACGGATGCCCTGGAGCCGTTTTATCCTGATCGCCTGGCCTCGCGTATATTGGGAATGGGCGATGTGCTTTCGCTGATCGAGCGCGCCCAGGAGACCATCGACCAGGAAGAGGCGCTCAAGGCCCAGGCCAGGATGCAGCAGGGCAAGTTCGACCTGGAAGATTTTCTCACCGCCATGCGCCAGTTGAAACGCATGGGTCCGTTGCGGTCGGTGATGGAGATGCTGCCGGGTTTCAACAAGCTGACCAGTATGCCTGAGATGGAGGAGGCGCTGGAAGGCGATCACCTGAAGCATATCGAGGCAATTATCCTCTCGATGACGAAAGAGGAACGGCGTAATCCCGATATTATCAATGGCAGTCGCCGGAAGCGTATCGCTCGTGGCAGTGGCATGACGCCGCAGGATGTCAACCAGCTGCTTTCTCAATTCAATGAGATGCGCACGATGATGCGCCAGGTTAGCACCGGCAAGGGCCCGTGGGCGAGAATGGCGCGGCAATTCGCCGGAAGTGGAGCTCTACCCGGAGGCTTACCGGGGATGGAGGATATGCCCGACATGCGGGTACCGGCTTTGCCGAGGCCAAATGGGTCAGGTGGGAAGAAGACGGGCAAGGCCGCACGTAAAGAGAAACGCAGGCAAAAACAGAAATCACGCGGTGGCCGGAGGTAA
- a CDS encoding HNH endonuclease has protein sequence MAVLVLNSSLQPLSVIPERRLIVLLSKQKVTFVDDSVRQLIEESIQARRLELERPVIVQLLANVRVPRVALQPTRSNILLRDDETCQYCGKRSRDLTLDHIIPRSRGGTTSWENLVACCKACNGKKGNRLLKEVNMRLLRQPRPLTQEYAGFFLLRYPKLREAYEEFLLSAQVGTGTRQELSA, from the coding sequence ATGGCAGTTCTTGTATTGAATTCCTCACTCCAACCTCTATCGGTCATTCCTGAGCGCCGTTTGATCGTGCTGCTGTCCAAGCAGAAGGTCACGTTCGTCGATGATAGCGTGCGCCAGTTGATCGAGGAGAGCATTCAAGCCCGGCGCCTCGAGCTGGAACGACCCGTCATTGTGCAGTTGCTCGCCAATGTGCGCGTGCCCCGCGTGGCGCTGCAGCCTACACGCTCAAATATCCTGCTGCGCGATGACGAGACCTGCCAGTACTGTGGCAAGCGCAGCCGCGATCTGACGCTCGATCACATCATTCCGCGCTCGCGCGGCGGCACAACGAGTTGGGAGAACCTGGTAGCCTGCTGCAAAGCCTGCAACGGAAAAAAGGGCAACCGCCTGCTCAAAGAAGTGAATATGCGCCTCCTGCGTCAACCTCGCCCGCTCACGCAGGAATATGCCGGCTTCTTCCTGCTGCGCTACCCCAAGCTGCGCGAAGCCTACGAGGAATTCCTGCTCAGTGCCCAGGTCGGCACAGGCACAAGGCAGGAATTGAGCGCGTAA
- a CDS encoding DUF3536 domain-containing protein, whose translation MLDQKNTADPGEGSKLGPAYLCLHGHFYQPPREDPFTELLPIEPGATPYTNFNEKITAECYRPNAEAGNFDEINYDLGPTLAAWLEDAHPDVYRRIIDADRHHMARYGVGNAMAQAYNHTILPLANTRDKRTQIEWGLSDFRHRYGRDATGMWLAETAVDIETLDLLAQYGVRYTVLAPWQAAAPIDPSEPYIVRLKDGRSITVFFYNAPLSGGVSFDWDTTSNADLFAASYLPENLVQSKRQNGEAQLILIATDGELYGHHKPWRDKFLEHLVHTGAPSYGFEVCTLERYMRMYPATKEVELRVPSAWSCSHGVARWDTGCECTEGDSSWKAKLRSALNRLAGHIDQLFEQYASKTLANPWAARNAYLPVRNGWETPESFWANQGRHSGPPADPLMEQRTLLLLEAQYYTQCSFTSCGFFFEDLDRIEPRNNIAFARRAISLTWQALGIDLQPDFVNDLSAARSWRSSLTGADIYRQLPIVRPDLLPPLSLPPTEEAEEEENIA comes from the coding sequence ATGCTTGATCAAAAGAACACTGCCGATCCTGGCGAGGGATCAAAACTCGGCCCTGCATACCTGTGTCTGCATGGGCATTTTTATCAGCCTCCGCGCGAGGACCCATTTACCGAATTGCTCCCCATTGAACCCGGAGCCACGCCTTATACCAACTTCAATGAGAAGATTACCGCCGAATGTTATCGTCCCAATGCCGAGGCCGGCAATTTTGATGAAATCAACTATGATCTTGGTCCGACGCTGGCCGCGTGGCTGGAAGACGCCCATCCCGACGTGTACCGCCGCATCATCGATGCCGACCGGCATCACATGGCCCGCTATGGCGTAGGCAATGCCATGGCGCAGGCCTACAACCACACCATATTACCGCTGGCCAATACGCGTGATAAACGCACCCAAATTGAATGGGGCTTAAGCGACTTTCGCCATCGCTACGGGCGCGACGCCACCGGCATGTGGCTGGCGGAAACGGCCGTAGACATCGAAACGCTCGACCTGCTGGCGCAATACGGCGTCCGCTATACCGTGCTGGCTCCCTGGCAGGCGGCCGCGCCTATCGATCCCAGCGAGCCTTATATCGTGCGCCTGAAGGATGGGCGCAGCATCACCGTCTTCTTCTACAATGCGCCCCTGTCCGGCGGCGTCTCTTTCGACTGGGACACCACCAGCAATGCCGACCTCTTCGCGGCCAGCTACCTGCCCGAAAATCTGGTACAGAGCAAACGCCAGAACGGAGAGGCGCAGTTGATCCTGATCGCCACGGATGGCGAGCTCTATGGACATCACAAACCCTGGCGCGATAAATTTCTGGAGCATCTCGTGCATACCGGCGCGCCATCCTACGGCTTCGAGGTCTGCACGCTGGAACGCTACATGCGTATGTACCCGGCGACAAAAGAGGTTGAGCTGCGCGTACCAAGCGCCTGGAGCTGCAGCCATGGCGTAGCGCGCTGGGATACTGGCTGCGAATGTACCGAGGGCGACAGCAGCTGGAAAGCGAAACTGCGCTCGGCCTTGAATCGCCTGGCCGGACATATTGACCAGCTCTTCGAGCAATACGCCTCTAAAACGCTCGCCAACCCCTGGGCCGCTCGCAACGCTTACCTGCCCGTTCGCAACGGCTGGGAAACGCCGGAGAGCTTCTGGGCGAACCAGGGCAGGCATTCCGGCCCGCCGGCCGATCCCTTGATGGAACAGCGCACCCTGCTCTTGCTCGAGGCGCAATACTACACACAGTGTAGCTTCACCAGCTGCGGCTTCTTCTTTGAAGACCTGGACCGCATCGAGCCGCGCAACAACATCGCTTTTGCCCGCCGCGCCATCAGCCTCACCTGGCAGGCGCTGGGCATCGATCTGCAGCCGGATTTCGTCAACGACCTGAGCGCGGCCAGAAGCTGGCGCAGCTCGCTTACAGGCGCGGACATCTACCGGCAATTGCCCATCGTGCGCCCCGACCTGCTGCCGCCATTATCCTTGCCGCCAACGGAAGAGGCTGAAGAAGAAGAGAATATCGCGTAG
- a CDS encoding L,D-transpeptidase, with the protein MRAKRSIHLAHSLLAAMLVGFMLVTSGCGGSSQSQQQASQNKSQLDTALQHAEASGVPASQLAPIVKQEQQLSSTSAPFTLFNDQPDTDYYLSQARQYHQLYIQLQGIISSVTDQYATQAQMDMQDFQQTLAVQATKKAGNIQAFFEQYNKDNALLAAAVTPKDYIAISRDAGSAIQALHLLATTYTQLTTFKDTINQMQKARLDVSAMQVQYQGDLVTFNNAVRPADFQNLSSLVDAQYSMAVANSMLALPYAGAAKLSEFKTQLGLLKTYGMDASAYQKLYAADQAAMKKVTNIAEYLSVSAKIDADIATMHDDLVQGAANYLVGELDREARAWGKAHLYHDTFDGNNYILDAGYTSDGIGYWISRDLSWAYAPSDFQAVVDEENNEFFNLQMLEQDYYDHTPYNKVHQTDLEMFQHYPSLKQGMVLMVSFVEQAMRVYDNGKLINAFLVTTGRVERPALPGVWTVQDRKSPTEFKSDDPPGSPFWYPPTHINYAILYHWGGFFVHDAWWRVNFGPGTQFPHYDVGGDEAFAGNGSHGCINMQEDQAAWVYAHTDWNTQIAVY; encoded by the coding sequence ATGCGCGCAAAGCGTTCTATTCACCTGGCTCACTCCCTACTGGCGGCGATGCTGGTTGGCTTTATGCTGGTGACGAGCGGCTGTGGAGGCTCCAGCCAATCGCAGCAGCAGGCCAGCCAGAACAAATCGCAGCTGGATACCGCGCTGCAACATGCTGAGGCGAGCGGTGTTCCTGCTTCACAACTCGCACCTATTGTGAAGCAGGAACAGCAGCTGAGTTCCACGAGCGCGCCCTTTACCCTCTTCAATGACCAACCAGATACGGACTATTATCTAAGTCAAGCCAGGCAATATCACCAGCTCTATATTCAATTGCAAGGTATCATCAGTTCCGTGACCGATCAGTATGCGACACAGGCGCAGATGGATATGCAGGATTTCCAGCAGACGCTGGCGGTCCAGGCTACGAAAAAGGCCGGCAATATTCAGGCTTTTTTCGAGCAATATAACAAGGATAACGCGCTCTTGGCCGCTGCTGTGACGCCAAAGGATTACATCGCCATCAGTCGCGACGCCGGAAGCGCGATCCAGGCTCTGCACTTGCTGGCAACGACATATACGCAGCTTACGACGTTCAAGGACACTATCAATCAGATGCAGAAGGCGCGTCTCGATGTGTCCGCCATGCAGGTTCAATACCAGGGCGACCTTGTCACTTTCAACAACGCGGTGAGGCCGGCAGATTTCCAGAATCTCAGCAGCCTGGTTGACGCGCAGTATTCGATGGCGGTGGCAAACTCGATGCTGGCCCTGCCTTATGCAGGCGCTGCCAAGCTCAGCGAGTTCAAGACGCAGCTCGGCCTGTTGAAGACCTATGGCATGGATGCGAGCGCTTATCAAAAGCTGTATGCGGCTGACCAGGCAGCGATGAAGAAGGTGACCAACATCGCGGAATACCTGTCTGTGTCCGCGAAGATCGACGCGGATATTGCCACTATGCATGATGACCTGGTGCAGGGCGCGGCCAACTACCTGGTCGGCGAACTGGACCGCGAGGCGCGAGCATGGGGCAAAGCGCACCTGTATCACGATACGTTCGATGGCAATAACTACATTCTCGATGCCGGCTACACCTCGGATGGCATTGGCTACTGGATCAGCCGCGACCTGAGCTGGGCTTATGCTCCATCAGACTTCCAGGCCGTAGTCGATGAGGAGAACAACGAGTTCTTCAACCTGCAGATGCTGGAGCAGGATTATTACGATCACACCCCCTACAACAAGGTGCATCAGACCGACCTGGAAATGTTCCAGCATTATCCGAGTTTGAAGCAGGGTATGGTGTTGATGGTCTCATTCGTCGAGCAGGCGATGCGCGTCTACGATAACGGCAAGCTGATCAATGCTTTCCTGGTGACGACAGGCCGTGTCGAGCGTCCGGCGCTGCCCGGTGTCTGGACGGTACAGGATCGCAAGTCGCCGACGGAATTCAAGTCCGATGATCCGCCGGGTTCGCCTTTCTGGTACCCGCCGACGCACATTAATTATGCCATTCTCTATCACTGGGGTGGTTTCTTCGTGCATGACGCGTGGTGGCGCGTGAACTTCGGTCCCGGCACGCAGTTCCCGCACTATGATGTTGGCGGCGATGAGGCTTTTGCCGGCAACGGCAGCCACGGCTGCATCAATATGCAGGAAGACCAGGCGGCATGGGTATACGCCCATACAGATTGGAACACGCAGATCGCGGTGTATTAG